A section of the Clostridium sp. TW13 genome encodes:
- a CDS encoding effector binding domain-containing protein encodes MNYYERIQKAINYIEENLEEKITIKEVAREAFMSESNFYRMFLAMVGYSVKEYIRLRRIDEATHDLRCEEMRVIDVAVKYAYDSVDAFSRAFKSATGFLPSSFHNSKHEFNFERIDIMEKNFETQNSKHMEEYPDIKVLKNLDPMKVAYYCYYGENPEDHAFGVIKEWLNKNKIDVNKSGCRIFGYNNPNPSSPGQKEYGYEVCITIDDSLVVEDEKVKTKNLDGGLYAVIGIKRSEDIGLEIMKGWQRFNKWMKGSKYVYGGHQWLEEHLGFSEDGEHIGGVDLYMPIAEKKEFNTAKEFENVDSMYVASYTVTGRNAEERARKYFFDWSKKQNLFDDGVKHRFFAYYNFEKIGHKDFFYTINVTVDKEFITKDENVKLDQFQGGYYATIKSKYKYNIQAWGEFMDWVAKNEEYTFGDYWFFEEYLIDEPGIDLDTDMILHMPVKQK; translated from the coding sequence ATGAATTATTATGAACGGATACAAAAGGCAATAAACTACATTGAAGAAAATTTAGAAGAAAAGATTACAATAAAGGAAGTGGCAAGAGAAGCATTTATGTCTGAATCAAATTTCTATCGTATGTTTTTAGCTATGGTTGGTTATTCAGTTAAAGAATATATTAGATTACGTAGGATTGATGAAGCAACACATGATTTAAGGTGTGAGGAAATGAGAGTTATTGATGTTGCTGTGAAATACGCCTATGATAGTGTGGATGCTTTTTCACGAGCTTTCAAGAGTGCAACTGGTTTTTTGCCAAGTTCCTTTCATAATTCAAAACATGAATTTAATTTTGAAAGGATAGATATTATGGAAAAGAATTTTGAAACTCAAAACTCAAAGCATATGGAGGAGTATCCAGATATTAAGGTATTAAAAAACTTAGACCCTATGAAGGTTGCATATTATTGTTATTATGGAGAAAATCCAGAGGATCATGCTTTTGGAGTTATAAAAGAATGGCTTAATAAGAATAAAATAGATGTGAATAAATCTGGGTGCCGTATATTTGGTTACAATAATCCAAATCCTTCATCACCAGGGCAGAAGGAATATGGTTATGAGGTTTGTATAACAATTGATGATAGTCTTGTTGTAGAGGATGAGAAGGTAAAAACAAAAAATTTGGATGGTGGTTTATATGCTGTTATAGGAATAAAAAGAAGTGAAGATATTGGTTTGGAAATCATGAAGGGCTGGCAAAGGTTTAATAAATGGATGAAGGGCAGCAAATATGTTTATGGTGGACATCAATGGTTAGAAGAACATCTTGGCTTTTCTGAAGATGGTGAGCATATAGGTGGCGTGGATTTATATATGCCAATTGCTGAAAAGAAAGAATTTAATACTGCCAAAGAATTTGAAAATGTAGATTCAATGTATGTAGCTTCTTATACAGTTACAGGCAGGAATGCAGAGGAGAGAGCAAGAAAATATTTTTTTGACTGGTCAAAGAAACAGAATTTATTTGATGATGGAGTTAAGCATAGATTTTTTGCTTATTATAATTTTGAGAAAATAGGGCATAAGGATTTCTTCTATACAATTAATGTAACAGTAGATAAGGAATTTATAACAAAGGATGAGAATGTAAAATTAGATCAATTTCAAGGTGGTTATTATGCCACAATAAAATCTAAATATAAATACAACATACAAGCATGGGGAGAGTTTATGGACTGGGTAGCAAAGAATGAAGAGTATACATTTGGAGACTACTGGTTCTTTGAAGAATATTTAATTGATGAGCCAGGTATTGATTTAGATACAGATATGATTTTGCATATGCCAGTAAAACAAAAGTAG
- the cwlD gene encoding N-acetylmuramoyl-L-alanine amidase CwlD: MNKIKRIAIAFFSLFFLATNIMGTEVFATEDVTSGQYIILIDPGHGGIDGGAVSKTGTLEKDINLQISLKLKEKLQNQKYKIFMTREADEGLYDKGRTVREKKVQDLNKRVKMKEETGCNIFISIHQNMFPQAKYKGSQVWYASNEDSKLLAEITQESLQTNVDQTNKRQCKPAGNMYKILRNDDKCSSIIVECGFMSNYEEEQLLKNDAYQQKIVDAIVKAVDKYAETKNLKKN, translated from the coding sequence ATGAATAAGATAAAAAGAATAGCAATAGCTTTTTTTAGTTTGTTTTTTTTAGCAACCAATATTATGGGCACTGAGGTTTTTGCAACAGAAGATGTAACCTCAGGTCAGTACATTATACTTATAGATCCTGGCCATGGTGGGATAGATGGCGGAGCTGTAAGTAAAACTGGAACTTTGGAGAAGGATATAAACTTGCAAATCTCCTTAAAGCTTAAAGAAAAATTACAAAATCAAAAGTATAAGATATTTATGACAAGAGAAGCTGATGAAGGATTATATGATAAAGGGAGAACTGTAAGAGAGAAAAAGGTTCAAGATTTAAATAAGAGAGTTAAAATGAAAGAGGAAACAGGATGTAATATCTTTATCAGCATACATCAAAATATGTTTCCACAAGCTAAGTATAAAGGATCACAAGTATGGTATGCTTCTAATGAGGATAGCAAGTTGTTAGCAGAAATAACTCAAGAAAGTTTACAGACAAATGTTGATCAAACCAACAAAAGACAGTGCAAGCCAGCAGGAAATATGTATAAAATACTAAGAAATGATGATAAATGTTCTTCTATAATAGTGGAATGTGGATTTATGTCAAATTATGAAGAAGAGCAGCTTTTAAAAAATGATGCTTATCAACAGAAAATTGTAGATGCTATAGTAAAGGCTGTAGATAAGTATGCAGAAACCAAAAATTTAAAGAAAAATTGA
- a CDS encoding DUF3048 C-terminal domain-containing protein, whose protein sequence is MNKTSIKFIKIVTYILIVILLGLIFYDIYIIHQNKNSHRIPNNAINVSPITGEPFNVSNANPILSKIDYDCHEFNKLPYVESADIIMEQYNSQTTAIDYSAYVFNKTIKVKDGISSLSKINTTAFPKINFIDDLSFKETSMTLDNGTIYIYYNDDNVTSFTYDNGYYKKFAGTTLDKFSLSNDDVKYSNVVVQYLDNDSTLDCFYKNSFKATLFSNGKRQNFLWDGKNFIFENNSPATFLKGKTYWILLPKNISYTFANK, encoded by the coding sequence ATGAATAAAACCTCAATCAAGTTCATCAAAATAGTCACCTACATTCTTATAGTTATCCTACTTGGACTAATATTTTATGATATATATATAATTCATCAAAATAAAAATTCCCATAGAATTCCTAACAATGCTATTAATGTTTCTCCAATCACTGGAGAACCTTTTAATGTTTCTAACGCTAATCCAATACTATCTAAAATAGACTATGACTGCCATGAATTTAATAAGTTGCCTTATGTAGAATCTGCAGATATAATCATGGAACAATACAACTCACAAACAACTGCAATTGATTATAGTGCTTATGTTTTTAATAAAACCATTAAAGTAAAAGATGGTATTTCTAGCTTAAGCAAAATAAATACTACTGCCTTTCCTAAAATTAACTTTATAGATGATCTAAGTTTCAAGGAAACTAGCATGACTTTAGATAATGGTACAATATATATATACTATAATGATGATAATGTAACTAGTTTTACTTATGATAATGGCTACTATAAAAAGTTTGCTGGTACTACATTAGATAAGTTCTCTCTATCAAATGATGATGTGAAATATTCCAATGTAGTCGTTCAATATTTAGATAATGATTCAACTCTCGACTGCTTCTATAAGAATAGTTTTAAAGCAACCTTATTTAGCAATGGGAAACGCCAAAATTTCCTTTGGGATGGTAAAAACTTTATTTTTGAAAATAACTCTCCAGCTACATTCCTAAAAGGAAAAACTTACTGGATACTTCTCCCTAAAAATATTAGTTATACATTTGCAAATAAATAA
- a CDS encoding fumarate hydratase encodes MKNIHVSKIIESVKDCCIKANYYLTEDVKQKIISAKEQEKYPLAKEVLGDIEENFKIAEKGVLPLCQDTGMTCVFIEIGQDVHIEGGSLEAAINEGVRQGYAEGYLRKSVVADPLFRNNTGDNTPAIINYEIKEGDKLRILIAPKGFGSENMSAIKMLKPSDGVEGVKEFIINTVKEAGPNPCPPIIVGVGIGGTFERAALLSKKALLRNLNESNSNEYYKTLEEELLEKINSLGIGPQGFGGRHTALKVNIENYPTHIAGLPVAVNISCHSLRHHEIIL; translated from the coding sequence ATGAAAAATATTCATGTTTCGAAGATAATAGAGAGCGTAAAGGATTGTTGTATTAAGGCTAATTACTATCTAACAGAGGATGTAAAGCAAAAAATAATTTCTGCGAAAGAACAAGAAAAATATCCATTAGCTAAAGAAGTTTTAGGGGACATAGAGGAAAACTTTAAAATAGCAGAAAAAGGAGTACTGCCTTTATGCCAAGATACAGGGATGACTTGTGTATTTATAGAAATTGGTCAAGATGTACATATTGAAGGTGGCAGCTTAGAAGCAGCAATTAATGAAGGCGTTAGACAGGGATATGCTGAAGGATATCTTAGAAAATCAGTAGTTGCTGATCCTTTATTTAGAAACAATACTGGTGACAATACACCAGCTATAATTAATTATGAGATTAAGGAAGGAGATAAGCTTAGAATCCTTATAGCTCCAAAGGGCTTTGGATCAGAAAATATGAGTGCAATAAAGATGCTTAAACCTTCTGATGGAGTAGAAGGTGTTAAGGAATTTATCATTAATACAGTTAAGGAAGCAGGACCTAATCCTTGTCCACCAATTATAGTGGGAGTTGGCATTGGCGGAACTTTTGAAAGAGCTGCTTTATTGTCTAAAAAAGCTTTGCTTAGAAACTTAAATGAAAGCAATAGTAATGAATATTATAAAACTTTAGAAGAGGAACTTTTAGAGAAAATAAATTCTCTTGGTATAGGTCCACAAGGCTTTGGGGGAAGACATACTGCATTAAAGGTTAATATAGAAAATTATCCTACTCATATTGCAGGTTTACCTGTGGCTGTAAATATAAGCTGTCACTCATTAAGACATCATGAAATTATATTATAA
- a CDS encoding Fe-S-containing hydro-lyase: MVKKLQTPLTEAKTQTLKAGDKVLLSGYIYTGRDAAHKRLKELLDKGERLPFDVQDATIYYVGPTPAKEGNVIGSAGPTTSYRMDAYAPALIDKGLKGMIGKGKRNDEVIQAIIRNKGVYFGAIGGAAALIASCIKESQVIAYDDLGTEAVRKLYVEDMPLVVIIDSEGNNLYEIGKKTYLESFVDG; encoded by the coding sequence ATGGTTAAGAAGTTACAAACACCACTAACTGAAGCTAAAACTCAAACATTAAAAGCTGGCGATAAGGTTTTATTAAGTGGATATATATATACAGGTAGAGATGCAGCTCATAAAAGATTAAAAGAGCTATTGGATAAAGGGGAAAGGCTCCCTTTTGATGTGCAGGATGCTACAATTTATTATGTAGGGCCAACTCCAGCTAAAGAAGGTAATGTTATAGGTTCTGCAGGGCCTACAACCAGTTATAGAATGGATGCCTATGCACCAGCCTTAATTGATAAGGGATTAAAGGGAATGATAGGCAAGGGAAAGAGAAATGATGAAGTTATACAAGCTATCATAAGAAATAAAGGTGTGTACTTTGGAGCAATAGGTGGAGCAGCAGCACTAATTGCATCTTGCATTAAAGAATCACAGGTGATAGCTTATGATGATTTAGGGACAGAAGCTGTAAGAAAATTATATGTAGAGGATATGCCTTTGGTTGTGATAATAGATAGCGAAGGTAATAACCTATATGAAATTGGAAAGAAGACATATTTAGAAAGCTTTGTTGATGGATAG
- a CDS encoding YitT family protein produces the protein MHYLKSKKDVFIDILMIILGTFIASIGVNSFLSHAKLLSGGATGVALILQYKIGFKAGFTVFLINLPLFIVSYLKLNKKFTLYSAIGMVALSLSLLITEPFSHVININDNLLYCIYGGVACGLGYGLVFSRNGSTGGTDIITMLIRKKYSNFNIGKLGFILNLIIVAVGAVLFGLPRALYTLISMFVQSAVIDRVIKGLSNKNLLFIITEKEGEVIDYVINHLHRGITSLAAEGEYTHCQKKMLYCILTPRQMIELKRTIYLIDPKAFVTVVDVSEVRGKGFKNL, from the coding sequence ATGCATTATTTAAAATCAAAAAAAGACGTTTTTATCGACATCCTTATGATTATACTAGGCACTTTTATTGCTTCCATCGGAGTTAACTCATTCTTAAGTCATGCTAAACTTCTTAGTGGTGGAGCTACAGGTGTGGCACTTATTTTACAATACAAAATTGGTTTTAAGGCTGGATTCACTGTTTTCTTAATAAACCTGCCTTTATTTATAGTCAGCTATCTTAAATTAAATAAGAAGTTTACACTATATTCTGCAATTGGCATGGTAGCCTTATCTTTATCCTTATTAATCACAGAACCTTTTTCACATGTAATAAATATTAATGATAATCTTCTTTATTGTATTTATGGTGGTGTTGCCTGTGGACTAGGATATGGACTTGTTTTTTCAAGAAATGGTTCCACTGGTGGAACAGATATAATAACTATGTTGATTAGAAAAAAATATTCTAATTTTAATATAGGAAAGCTTGGGTTTATTCTTAACCTAATTATAGTTGCTGTTGGTGCAGTACTTTTTGGACTTCCAAGAGCATTATACACCTTGATTTCAATGTTCGTTCAAAGTGCTGTTATAGATAGAGTAATTAAAGGCCTTAGCAATAAAAACCTATTGTTTATAATCACTGAAAAGGAAGGCGAAGTTATTGATTATGTAATAAATCATCTTCATCGTGGTATTACTTCCTTAGCAGCAGAAGGTGAATACACTCATTGTCAGAAGAAGATGCTTTATTGTATACTCACTCCTAGACAAATGATTGAACTTAAAAGAACAATTTATTTAATAGATCCAAAGGCTTTTGTTACTGTAGTAGATGTATCAGAAGTTAGGGGAAAGGGCTTTAAAAATTTATAA
- a CDS encoding tetratricopeptide repeat protein, with protein sequence MGIKLPGTQRNKTILLVICTIIAVGIIINEAIKNNKDTNVVEQSKVKIEQQTKNSEISANKTEVSIDEKTKKLDEEYSKAFELFHSKKYDDAINIANEIIKEDSKNYKAYNIRGIAKAYKNRNLDEALADIDKSLEIKNDYGYARFNKGLTYELLGKYDEALTWYNKDLEVEEYVWTYYGMASIYGRRGDVDNTVKYLKMAIDKDSDVKKAARDEEDFNPVRNSDAFKNLGI encoded by the coding sequence ATGGGAATAAAGTTACCAGGGACACAAAGAAATAAGACTATATTATTGGTTATTTGTACAATTATTGCTGTTGGAATAATTATAAATGAGGCAATAAAAAATAATAAGGATACTAATGTTGTAGAGCAATCTAAAGTGAAAATAGAGCAACAAACAAAGAATTCAGAAATAAGTGCAAACAAAACAGAGGTTTCTATAGATGAAAAAACTAAAAAACTTGATGAAGAATATAGCAAAGCTTTTGAATTATTTCATTCTAAAAAATATGATGATGCTATAAATATTGCAAATGAGATAATAAAAGAAGACTCTAAAAATTATAAGGCTTATAATATAAGAGGAATTGCAAAAGCTTATAAAAATAGAAATTTGGATGAAGCACTTGCAGATATAGATAAGTCTTTAGAGATAAAAAATGATTATGGATATGCAAGGTTTAATAAAGGGCTAACATATGAACTTCTTGGAAAATATGATGAGGCATTAACTTGGTACAACAAAGATTTAGAAGTTGAAGAATATGTGTGGACATATTATGGAATGGCCAGCATATATGGACGAAGAGGAGATGTTGATAATACAGTGAAGTATCTTAAGATGGCTATAGACAAGGATTCAGATGTAAAAAAAGCTGCTAGAGATGAAGAAGATTTTAATCCTGTTAGGAATAGTGATGCATTTAAGAATTTAGGAATCTAA
- a CDS encoding response regulator transcription factor: MYSILVVDDEKEIRDAIEIYLRGEGYKIFKAGDGLEALEILEENEIHVMILDVMMPKLDGIRTCLKIRENNNIPIIMLSAKGEDGDKILGLNIGADDYMTKPFNYLELVARVKSQLRRYNKPLVENNNGNVINIRDLRIFTDLKKVEVRGEEIRLTATEFKIIELLAKNPGRVFSIDDIYERIWGEPLYKSDNTVTVHIRRIREKIEINTKEPEYIKVVWGIGYKIDK, from the coding sequence ATGTATTCAATATTAGTTGTAGATGATGAGAAAGAAATTAGAGATGCTATAGAGATATATTTAAGAGGCGAAGGCTATAAAATATTTAAAGCTGGAGATGGCCTAGAAGCATTAGAAATTCTAGAAGAGAATGAGATTCATGTAATGATTCTAGATGTAATGATGCCAAAGCTAGATGGAATAAGAACATGTTTGAAAATTAGAGAAAATAACAATATACCTATAATAATGTTATCAGCAAAAGGTGAAGATGGAGATAAAATATTGGGATTAAATATTGGTGCTGATGATTATATGACCAAGCCTTTTAATTACTTAGAATTAGTTGCAAGGGTTAAATCGCAATTGAGAAGATATAATAAGCCATTAGTTGAAAACAATAATGGGAATGTTATTAACATAAGAGATCTAAGAATATTTACTGATTTAAAGAAGGTAGAAGTTAGAGGTGAGGAAATCAGACTAACGGCTACAGAATTTAAAATTATAGAGTTACTTGCAAAAAATCCTGGCAGAGTTTTTTCTATAGATGATATATATGAGAGGATATGGGGAGAACCACTATATAAGAGTGATAATACAGTAACAGTTCATATAAGAAGGATAAGAGAAAAGATAGAGATAAATACAAAGGAACCTGAATATATAAAGGTGGTGTGGGGGATTGGATATAAAATCGATAAGTAA
- a CDS encoding sensor histidine kinase produces the protein MDIKSISKKKHLLTKINLIDFVLIIIIALTISKNLNQIRGLVFDLSPMLNVKTQFEVYKEITFSPIEELKQKERNFNCSSFPNSFKRGETKIKSILDDIGSMQKEESKLKLIKGLQESYGEMPGLLIFDKTNNIIFTNEGNVLSDIIRNYFPISESENQKNIESNRQSIKETESTDGMNNENSQKSSKNNQYMDKDLLLSYSRQIDKNKMDKILTNLTGVGDNFVDQNLSVKTSNSDYYIIMFRQKNYENHNLEGRKQVILRETKSIVFLGIVLLIILIKIIYNSVRYKFKGVIDQIRQDYVVSIIRNAVTKYRALCKYSRKYKYILSINLLLIILDVFYIYLAFIVDSGQVFLSGVVVMIALVVFFVGKLIGLNIETAIDDIEQGHFDRLKRRSGFGYKGIYLKLANINEGYDKALNESLKNERLKTELITNVSHDLKTPLTSIINYVDILKRPEITEEERKEYLEILDKKTNRLKNLIFDLFEVSKLSSGKIELNKSEIDIIELLNQCLGECSTLYKDKDLEIRFNSKISKLFMNVDGEKMARVFENVIVNAYKYSLEKTRIYVDVEEHDKCWLISFKNISCYEMNFSSEDIFERFARGDKARSSKIEGSGLGMSIVKSIVELHGGKMKVEIDGDMFKVYIYLNKEQQIND, from the coding sequence TTGGATATAAAATCGATAAGTAAGAAAAAGCATCTGCTTACAAAGATAAATCTTATTGATTTTGTCTTGATCATTATTATTGCTCTTACAATTTCAAAAAATCTAAACCAAATTAGAGGACTTGTATTTGATTTAAGCCCGATGTTAAATGTTAAAACACAATTCGAAGTATATAAAGAAATTACTTTTTCACCAATAGAAGAATTAAAACAAAAAGAAAGAAATTTTAATTGCAGTAGTTTTCCCAATAGTTTTAAGAGGGGAGAAACAAAGATTAAATCTATATTAGATGATATCGGGTCAATGCAAAAGGAGGAAAGTAAGCTCAAATTAATCAAAGGCTTGCAGGAATCCTATGGAGAGATGCCAGGACTTCTTATTTTTGATAAAACCAATAATATTATTTTTACTAATGAAGGAAATGTGCTTAGTGATATTATAAGAAATTATTTCCCTATATCTGAATCGGAAAATCAGAAAAATATAGAAAGTAATAGACAGAGTATTAAGGAAACAGAATCTACAGATGGAATGAACAACGAAAATTCTCAAAAAAGTAGTAAAAATAATCAGTACATGGATAAAGATTTATTACTTAGTTATTCTAGACAAATTGATAAGAATAAGATGGATAAAATTCTTACTAATTTAACTGGAGTTGGTGATAACTTTGTTGACCAAAACTTAAGCGTTAAGACATCTAATTCTGATTATTATATCATTATGTTTAGGCAAAAAAACTATGAAAATCATAATTTGGAAGGTAGAAAGCAAGTAATATTAAGAGAAACTAAGTCAATTGTGTTTTTAGGTATAGTGTTGTTGATTATACTTATTAAGATAATTTATAACAGTGTAAGATATAAGTTTAAAGGTGTTATAGATCAGATAAGACAGGATTATGTTGTGTCTATAATTCGAAATGCAGTTACTAAATACAGAGCATTATGTAAATACTCAAGAAAGTATAAATATATTTTAAGCATTAATTTACTATTAATTATATTGGATGTGTTCTATATATATTTAGCATTTATAGTTGATTCAGGACAAGTGTTTTTATCAGGAGTCGTTGTAATGATTGCATTGGTTGTTTTCTTTGTAGGGAAATTAATAGGTTTAAATATTGAAACAGCTATTGATGATATTGAGCAGGGGCATTTTGATAGGTTAAAGAGAAGAAGTGGTTTTGGATATAAGGGAATATATCTAAAATTAGCTAATATAAATGAAGGTTATGACAAAGCACTTAATGAAAGTTTAAAAAATGAAAGATTAAAGACAGAGCTTATAACCAATGTTTCTCATGATTTAAAGACTCCTTTAACAAGCATAATAAATTATGTAGATATATTAAAAAGACCTGAAATTACAGAGGAAGAAAGAAAAGAATATTTAGAGATTTTAGATAAAAAAACAAATAGATTGAAAAATTTAATATTTGATTTATTTGAGGTTTCAAAGCTGTCTTCAGGAAAAATAGAATTGAATAAGAGTGAAATTGATATAATAGAATTATTAAATCAATGCTTAGGAGAATGTTCTACGCTTTACAAAGATAAGGATTTGGAAATAAGATTTAATTCAAAGATATCTAAGCTGTTCATGAACGTAGATGGAGAGAAGATGGCTAGGGTATTTGAAAATGTAATAGTAAATGCTTATAAATACTCTTTGGAGAAAACTAGAATATATGTAGATGTGGAAGAACACGATAAATGCTGGCTTATATCCTTTAAGAATATTTCTTGTTATGAGATGAATTTTAGTTCTGAAGATATATTTGAAAGATTTGCAAGAGGAGATAAGGCTAGAAGTTCAAAGATTGAAGGGTCCGGTCTTGGAATGTCAATAGTGAAATCTATAGTTGAGCTTCATGGTGGAAAAATGAAGGTAGAAATAGATGGAGATATGTTTAAGGTATATATTTACCTTAATAAGGAACAACAGATAAATGATTGA
- a CDS encoding ribonucleoside-diphosphate reductase subunit alpha, which produces MKELFSLCEKYISEIKDEEGIYTFQRFMEAFESIKRKDAHIDEILNSLIQVVLELTTEMEPRWLEVAAKLYIFKLYKEVKTNRKLAEGENLYLGLYDFVKKLTDEGLYGKYILENYSKEDIDELEKSIKPDRDYLFTYSGISLLHKRYLVQDFDRRVLELPQQMFMGIAMHLAIPEKKEQRVYWAKRFYDVLSSLKATMATPTMSNARKPFYQLSSCFIDTVDDSLNGIYKSLDNFAKVSKFGGGMGVYFGKVRALGSSIRGFKNASAGVIPWIKLYNDTAIAVDQLGVRNGSVAVWLDVWHKDTPEFLQLRTNNGDDRKKAHDVFPGLCYPDLFWKLAKEDIDANWYMMCPHEIKTIKGYALEDYYGEQWEEKYWDCVKDDRIEKRIISVKDMVRLIIKSAAETGTPFAFYRDAANKMNPNKHKGMIYSSNLCTEIMQNMSAMDIESSTIVDENGDKIIVEKTKPGDFVVCNLSSIVLGNVDVNSDQELEYVVETQIRAMDNVIDLNYYAVKFAEVTNKRYRSIGLGTSGYHHMLVNNKVHWTAEEHLEFADKVYEKINYFAVKASMNIAKEKGSYEYFQDSDWDNGDYFKLRDYNSSQWTELQQHVKKYGMRNGYLFAVAPNGSTATIAGTSEGVDPIMARFWMEEKKGSITPKIAPNLSMDNYWYYNSAYNIDQKWCVKINGIRQRHIDQAQSFNLYITTNYTMRQIMELYIAACENGVKSIYYVRSKSLTVSDCESCSA; this is translated from the coding sequence ATGAAAGAGTTATTTAGCTTATGTGAAAAATATATATCAGAAATTAAAGATGAAGAGGGAATATATACTTTTCAGAGATTTATGGAAGCTTTTGAAAGCATCAAAAGGAAGGATGCACACATTGATGAAATATTAAATTCATTAATTCAAGTAGTGCTTGAACTAACAACTGAAATGGAGCCAAGATGGCTTGAAGTAGCCGCAAAGCTATATATTTTCAAATTATATAAAGAGGTAAAAACAAACAGAAAACTTGCTGAAGGTGAGAATCTATATTTAGGGTTATATGATTTTGTTAAAAAGCTTACAGATGAAGGTTTGTATGGTAAGTACATATTGGAGAACTACAGCAAGGAAGATATAGATGAGCTTGAGAAATCTATAAAGCCTGATAGAGATTATTTATTCACTTATAGTGGTATAAGTCTGCTTCATAAAAGATATCTAGTTCAGGATTTTGATAGAAGAGTTCTAGAATTGCCACAGCAAATGTTTATGGGCATAGCGATGCACTTAGCAATTCCAGAGAAAAAGGAACAAAGAGTTTATTGGGCAAAAAGATTTTATGATGTGTTAAGTTCCTTGAAGGCAACTATGGCAACTCCAACTATGTCTAATGCTAGAAAACCATTTTATCAATTAAGCTCTTGCTTTATTGATACAGTAGATGACAGTTTGAATGGAATATACAAGTCTTTAGACAATTTTGCCAAGGTATCAAAGTTTGGTGGTGGAATGGGAGTATATTTTGGAAAGGTAAGAGCATTAGGATCTAGTATACGAGGGTTTAAGAATGCATCAGCAGGGGTAATTCCTTGGATAAAGCTATATAATGATACAGCTATAGCAGTAGACCAATTAGGGGTTAGAAATGGTAGTGTTGCAGTATGGCTTGATGTTTGGCACAAGGATACTCCAGAATTTTTACAACTTAGAACTAATAATGGTGATGATAGAAAAAAAGCTCATGATGTTTTTCCGGGTTTATGTTATCCAGATTTGTTTTGGAAGCTTGCAAAGGAAGATATAGATGCAAATTGGTACATGATGTGTCCTCATGAAATTAAAACTATTAAAGGATATGCCTTAGAGGATTATTATGGAGAGCAGTGGGAAGAAAAGTACTGGGATTGTGTAAAAGATGACAGGATAGAAAAAAGAATAATATCTGTTAAAGATATGGTTAGACTTATAATAAAGAGTGCAGCAGAAACTGGAACACCTTTTGCCTTTTATAGAGATGCAGCTAATAAAATGAATCCTAATAAGCATAAAGGTATGATATACTCTTCAAATTTATGTACAGAAATCATGCAAAATATGAGTGCTATGGATATAGAGAGTTCTACGATTGTGGATGAGAATGGAGATAAAATCATTGTGGAAAAAACTAAGCCAGGTGATTTTGTAGTATGCAATCTATCTTCTATAGTTTTAGGTAATGTAGATGTAAATAGTGATCAGGAACTTGAATATGTAGTAGAAACTCAGATAAGAGCCATGGACAATGTTATTGATCTAAATTATTATGCAGTTAAGTTTGCAGAAGTTACTAATAAGAGATATAGATCAATAGGTCTTGGTACAAGTGGTTACCATCATATGCTTGTAAATAATAAGGTTCATTGGACAGCAGAGGAACACTTGGAGTTTGCAGATAAAGTATATGAGAAAATTAATTATTTTGCGGTCAAAGCATCCATGAATATTGCTAAAGAAAAAGGAAGTTATGAATATTTTCAAGATTCGGATTGGGATAATGGAGATTACTTTAAGCTTAGGGATTATAACTCTTCCCAATGGACAGAATTACAGCAGCATGTTAAGAAATATGGTATGAGAAATGGCTATTTATTTGCCGTAGCTCCTAATGGCTCCACAGCTACTATTGCTGGAACCTCAGAAGGTGTAGATCCAATTATGGCTAGGTTCTGGATGGAGGAGAAGAAAGGCAGTATAACTCCTAAGATAGCCCCAAATCTATCTATGGATAATTATTGGTACTATAATTCAGCGTACAACATTGATCAAAAATGGTGTGTTAAGATTAATGGTATAAGACAAAGACATATAGACCAAGCACAATCCTTTAATTTATATATAACTACAAATTATACAATGAGGCAGATAATGGAGTTATATATTGCTGCCTGTGAGAATGGAGTTAAGAGTATTTATTATGTTAGATCTAAGTCGCTAACAGTAAGTGACTGTGAAAGTTGCTCAGCTTAA